Proteins encoded in a region of the Poecilia reticulata strain Guanapo linkage group LG14, Guppy_female_1.0+MT, whole genome shotgun sequence genome:
- the trpv1 gene encoding transient receptor potential cation channel subfamily V member 1 isoform X1: MFHSRLPEFYIKMRKSKISDFHLEADDRTEEEKRKQKAPKKDGLASALGLSKEAPKAPMDTDYQEEMQPVQLNFDKGIRGEASQPKRDSSTFTIERLFEAVASRDVNKLDGLYQYLHQNMKKLSDSLYQSYGKTALMKALLHLKDGKNETIEELVSISERIGDIKEFVNAAFTDSYYKGQTALHIAIERRSMAYVKLLVSKGADVHXKACGKFFQPHDGPNFYFGELPLSLAACTNQPDIVSYLMENEYPADAKMADSHGNTVLHALVLVADNSKENTEFITAIYDRXLKITARLHPKIKLEEKENNBGLTPLKLAAKNGKIGMFSHILQREFQENHYKHLSRKFTEWVYGPVHSSLYDLSSVDSYENNSVLEILIYGCEIPNRHEMLEKEPLSCLLEDKWKKFGXGMFFFXFLXYLVYLIIFTIVAYNKKDATQLPFIPDDAWDYLYVFGQLLTLLXNCYFFVFGIVGMTRKRPKLQXLLIDGYYEILFFTQGLLFLVATVLYWAGRQEYLGFLVICLALSWVNVLYYSRGHKHMGIYSIMIQMMIVSDILRFFFVYIVFLLGFSAAMVTLLMEPKLKNQTKNENPSPSDVPTTDNICVTAGYQSVPHTILQLFKFTIGMGDIGFIHAHQYLEVFYLLLIGYIVLSYILLLNMLIALMNNTVKKTTMESAGIWRLQRALTILDMEKRIPCCLKKCFRSGVERKLGTAFGDDRRRCFRVEEMNWNKWNTDLVNISEDPGCCDRSQRTDLDSTSRGFTIGRSWRGFFMEGTMRRRRMSQST, encoded by the exons ATGTTTCATTCCAGATTACCagagttttatataaaaatgaggAAATCAAAGATTTCTGATTTCCATCTGGAGGCGGACGACAGAACGGAGGAGGAGAAACGTAAACAAAAGGCACCAAAGAAGGATGGCTTGGCTTCTGCTTTAGGTTTGAGCAAAGAGGCCCCTAAAGCCCCCATGGACACCGACTATCAGGAGGAAATGCAGCCGGTCCAGCTCAACTTTGACAA AgggattcgaggtgaggcatcGCAGCCAAAGAGAGACAGTTCCACTTTCACCATTGAGCGTCTGTTTGAAGCAGTGGCCAGCAGGGACGTCAACAAACTGGACGGCCTATACCAGTACTTGCATCAGAACATGAAGAAACTCTCTGACTCTCTGT ATCAGTCGTATGGTAAAACCGCCCTGATGAAAGCTCTGCTGCACCTCAAAGATGGCAAGAACGAAACCATAGAGGAGCTGGTCAGTATTTCAGAGAGGATCGGCGACATAAAAGAGTTTGTGAACGCTGCCTTCACCGACAGCTACTATAAAG GTCAGACTGCTCTACACATAGCCATTGAGAGGAGGAGTATGGCCTACGTAAAGCTGCTGGTCAGCAAAGGTGCAGATGTTCATKSCAAAGCCTGTGGGAAGTTTTTTCAGCCTCATGATGGTCCCAACTTCTACTTTG GTGAGCTGCCCCTGTCTCTAGCAGCCTGCACAAACCAGCCTGACATAGTGAGCTACTTAATGGAGAATGAGTATCCGGCGGACGCCAAGATGGCAGAYTCTCACGGCAACACAGTGCTGCACGCCCTGGTGTTGGTGGCCGATAACTCGAAGGAGAACACAGAATTCATAACGGCCATTTATGATCGCRTCCTAAAGATCACTGCCCGACTGCATCCCAAGATAAAGCTGGAGGAGAAAGAGAACAACRATGGACTCACACCTCTCAAACTGGCTGCCAAGAATGGAAAGATTGGG ATGTTTTCTCACATCCTGCAAAGGGAATTCCAGGAGAATCACTACAAGCACTTGTCCCGTAAATTCACTGAGTGGGTTTACGGACCCGTCCACAGTTCTCTGTACGACCTATCCTCTGTGGACTCATATGAGAACAACTCTGTTCTGGAAATTCTGATCTACGGCTGTGAAATTCCC AACCGCCACGAGATGCTGGAGAAGGAGCCGCTCAGCTGCCTCCTGGAGGATAAGTGGAAGAAGTTTGGARgaggaatgttttttttcaRCTTCCTGSTCTACCTTGTGTACCTGATCATCTTCACTATTGTAGCCTACAATAAAAAAGATGCTACACAG CTTCCGTTTATCCCTGACGACGCCTGGGATTACCTGTATGTTTTTGGCCAGCTGCTGACTTTACTAKCAAACTgctatttctttgtctttggg ATTGTAGGCATGACGAGGAAGAGGCCAAAGCTGCAGWCACTGCTGATTGATGGATATTACGAGATTCTCTT CTTCACTCAGGGCTTACTGTTCCTGGTCGCCACTGTTCTGTACTGGGCGGGGAGGCAGGAGTACCTGGGCTTCCTGGTGATCTGTCTGGCTCTCAGCTGGGTGAACGTGCTGTACTACTCCAGGGGCCACAAACACATGGGCATCTACAGCATCATGATACAGATG ATGATCGTCAGTGATATCCTGcgcttcttttttgtttacatcgTTTTCCTCTTGGGATTTTCAGCAG CCATGGTCACACTGCTTATGGAACCTAAactcaaaaaccaaacaaaaaacgaGAATCCAAGTCCTTCTGATGTCCCCACAACTGATAACATATGTGTCACAGCTGGCTACCAAAGCGTCCCTCATACCATCCTGCAGCTCTTCAAGTTCACCATCGGCATGGGCGACATCGGGTTCATCCATGCTCACCAGTACCTGGAggtcttctacctgctccttatCGGATACATTGTTCTTTCCTACATCCTGCTGCTCAACATGCTCATAGCCTTAATGAAcaacactgtgaaaaaaaccACTATGGAGAGCGCTGGCATTTGGAGGCTGCAG AGGGCTCTCACAATCCTGGATATGGAGAAGCGGATACCCTGCTGTCTGAAGAAGTGTTTTCGCTCTGGCGTGGAGAGGAAACTCGGCACCGCTTTTGGAGACGATCGTCGAAGGTGTTTCAG GGTCGAGGAAATGAACTGGAACAAATGGAACACCGACCTGGTCAACATCAGTGAGGATCCAGGATGCTGTGATCGGAGCCAGAGGACTGATTTGGACAGCACTTCCAGAGGATTTACCATAG GGAGAAGCTGGAGAGGCTTTTTTATGGAGGGCacaatgaggaggaggagaatgtCTCAGTCCACTTAG
- the trpv1 gene encoding transient receptor potential cation channel subfamily V member 1 isoform X2 codes for MRKSKISDFHLEADDRTEEEKRKQKAPKKDGLASALGLSKEAPKAPMDTDYQEEMQPVQLNFDKGIRGEASQPKRDSSTFTIERLFEAVASRDVNKLDGLYQYLHQNMKKLSDSLYQSYGKTALMKALLHLKDGKNETIEELVSISERIGDIKEFVNAAFTDSYYKGQTALHIAIERRSMAYVKLLVSKGADVHXKACGKFFQPHDGPNFYFGELPLSLAACTNQPDIVSYLMENEYPADAKMADSHGNTVLHALVLVADNSKENTEFITAIYDRXLKITARLHPKIKLEEKENNBGLTPLKLAAKNGKIGMFSHILQREFQENHYKHLSRKFTEWVYGPVHSSLYDLSSVDSYENNSVLEILIYGCEIPNRHEMLEKEPLSCLLEDKWKKFGXGMFFFXFLXYLVYLIIFTIVAYNKKDATQLPFIPDDAWDYLYVFGQLLTLLXNCYFFVFGIVGMTRKRPKLQXLLIDGYYEILFFTQGLLFLVATVLYWAGRQEYLGFLVICLALSWVNVLYYSRGHKHMGIYSIMIQMMIVSDILRFFFVYIVFLLGFSAAMVTLLMEPKLKNQTKNENPSPSDVPTTDNICVTAGYQSVPHTILQLFKFTIGMGDIGFIHAHQYLEVFYLLLIGYIVLSYILLLNMLIALMNNTVKKTTMESAGIWRLQRALTILDMEKRIPCCLKKCFRSGVERKLGTAFGDDRRRCFRVEEMNWNKWNTDLVNISEDPGCCDRSQRTDLDSTSRGFTIGRSWRGFFMEGTMRRRRMSQST; via the exons atgaggAAATCAAAGATTTCTGATTTCCATCTGGAGGCGGACGACAGAACGGAGGAGGAGAAACGTAAACAAAAGGCACCAAAGAAGGATGGCTTGGCTTCTGCTTTAGGTTTGAGCAAAGAGGCCCCTAAAGCCCCCATGGACACCGACTATCAGGAGGAAATGCAGCCGGTCCAGCTCAACTTTGACAA AgggattcgaggtgaggcatcGCAGCCAAAGAGAGACAGTTCCACTTTCACCATTGAGCGTCTGTTTGAAGCAGTGGCCAGCAGGGACGTCAACAAACTGGACGGCCTATACCAGTACTTGCATCAGAACATGAAGAAACTCTCTGACTCTCTGT ATCAGTCGTATGGTAAAACCGCCCTGATGAAAGCTCTGCTGCACCTCAAAGATGGCAAGAACGAAACCATAGAGGAGCTGGTCAGTATTTCAGAGAGGATCGGCGACATAAAAGAGTTTGTGAACGCTGCCTTCACCGACAGCTACTATAAAG GTCAGACTGCTCTACACATAGCCATTGAGAGGAGGAGTATGGCCTACGTAAAGCTGCTGGTCAGCAAAGGTGCAGATGTTCATKSCAAAGCCTGTGGGAAGTTTTTTCAGCCTCATGATGGTCCCAACTTCTACTTTG GTGAGCTGCCCCTGTCTCTAGCAGCCTGCACAAACCAGCCTGACATAGTGAGCTACTTAATGGAGAATGAGTATCCGGCGGACGCCAAGATGGCAGAYTCTCACGGCAACACAGTGCTGCACGCCCTGGTGTTGGTGGCCGATAACTCGAAGGAGAACACAGAATTCATAACGGCCATTTATGATCGCRTCCTAAAGATCACTGCCCGACTGCATCCCAAGATAAAGCTGGAGGAGAAAGAGAACAACRATGGACTCACACCTCTCAAACTGGCTGCCAAGAATGGAAAGATTGGG ATGTTTTCTCACATCCTGCAAAGGGAATTCCAGGAGAATCACTACAAGCACTTGTCCCGTAAATTCACTGAGTGGGTTTACGGACCCGTCCACAGTTCTCTGTACGACCTATCCTCTGTGGACTCATATGAGAACAACTCTGTTCTGGAAATTCTGATCTACGGCTGTGAAATTCCC AACCGCCACGAGATGCTGGAGAAGGAGCCGCTCAGCTGCCTCCTGGAGGATAAGTGGAAGAAGTTTGGARgaggaatgttttttttcaRCTTCCTGSTCTACCTTGTGTACCTGATCATCTTCACTATTGTAGCCTACAATAAAAAAGATGCTACACAG CTTCCGTTTATCCCTGACGACGCCTGGGATTACCTGTATGTTTTTGGCCAGCTGCTGACTTTACTAKCAAACTgctatttctttgtctttggg ATTGTAGGCATGACGAGGAAGAGGCCAAAGCTGCAGWCACTGCTGATTGATGGATATTACGAGATTCTCTT CTTCACTCAGGGCTTACTGTTCCTGGTCGCCACTGTTCTGTACTGGGCGGGGAGGCAGGAGTACCTGGGCTTCCTGGTGATCTGTCTGGCTCTCAGCTGGGTGAACGTGCTGTACTACTCCAGGGGCCACAAACACATGGGCATCTACAGCATCATGATACAGATG ATGATCGTCAGTGATATCCTGcgcttcttttttgtttacatcgTTTTCCTCTTGGGATTTTCAGCAG CCATGGTCACACTGCTTATGGAACCTAAactcaaaaaccaaacaaaaaacgaGAATCCAAGTCCTTCTGATGTCCCCACAACTGATAACATATGTGTCACAGCTGGCTACCAAAGCGTCCCTCATACCATCCTGCAGCTCTTCAAGTTCACCATCGGCATGGGCGACATCGGGTTCATCCATGCTCACCAGTACCTGGAggtcttctacctgctccttatCGGATACATTGTTCTTTCCTACATCCTGCTGCTCAACATGCTCATAGCCTTAATGAAcaacactgtgaaaaaaaccACTATGGAGAGCGCTGGCATTTGGAGGCTGCAG AGGGCTCTCACAATCCTGGATATGGAGAAGCGGATACCCTGCTGTCTGAAGAAGTGTTTTCGCTCTGGCGTGGAGAGGAAACTCGGCACCGCTTTTGGAGACGATCGTCGAAGGTGTTTCAG GGTCGAGGAAATGAACTGGAACAAATGGAACACCGACCTGGTCAACATCAGTGAGGATCCAGGATGCTGTGATCGGAGCCAGAGGACTGATTTGGACAGCACTTCCAGAGGATTTACCATAG GGAGAAGCTGGAGAGGCTTTTTTATGGAGGGCacaatgaggaggaggagaatgtCTCAGTCCACTTAG